The genomic window GGTTCAGACGAGGATGAGGTGCGGGAAGGAGAGCAAAGTGTTTGTCCGCGCCGGTGGGCGCTATAATGAGACGAATGACTATGGTGACTACGAGGGCTGCGACGCTACCGTCATGCCAGTGTTGGGCTCTTCGTTGGGCGATGTGAATGCGAGGGACTACCAGCGGCTCATCAACGATGGGTTCCTCTTGACATGGGATGAACCTCCTCCCCTTGCAGGTAAGCTCACCCCTCAAATCATTTTTAACAAGTTCGTAGCTAAGGTCCAACGTGCAGTGCCTTTATTTGGGTTTCCCTTATGGAACAAAGCAACCAATCATGTCACTCACTTATTACTCGTAGCTCAACCACGAGTAATTAATGAAGCTCATGGTTTGCAATACCAACAATTTATAAAATTATCATGGGATGCTGAGAGAGAAATACAGAACAGAAACGTACCACGGTAGAGCTCCTTCACACTCGGTCCATCTTTACTCCACGGCGGGCAGTCACATCGCATCGCACCGTCGCATGTTTATTTGGGTTCTGCTGAACTGTTTATATTTTTTGAAAAAACACCTTCGTActctagttttttcttttttctttctttttttgaaaaaGAAGAATTACCCCCGGTCTGTGCATCATTATGATAATCATTACAAACCTTCGCACTCTAGTTATCTCCCACTTTCGTCTATTTGTCCTTGCTTACATCGTCCACAAAATTCATCTCCAGACATCAGATCTCCTACCGTTCCGACGTGCCCAACCAGCTTGCCATCGTTGCGTTCCAAAATTTCCTACATCCAAATTCAAACATTTAGACTACACGCTGCTAGTTGGAACCCGTAAGTACACCTAATAGACCCAAGACTAGCAATTCTCCACATGCTTCAAAAAATGGATGGGACTCTCTACCGACAGTGAGAACGCACCATGCTTCCAGTCAATGTGCCCAGATCGGCATCTTCTACGGCAAGAGCTCATTTAATCTAAGCATAACAACAAACTAACTTCAAAACACGTTCGCGATCGAGCAGTGCACCaactaaatactactccctccgttcggaaatacttgtcggaggaatggatgtatctagacatattttaattctagatacatccattgaTATGCATTTCTGcgacaaatatttccggacggaggaagtatttatCAAGACATTTGGATGCTGGCTCTCTCTCTAGCTAGTGGGTATAGAGAAGTAAAAGTGCCCACAGAACCAGTCAAAGTCGTCGGCTAATCTCCGCAAAAGAAGTCGTTGGCTAACATACCATTTATATTATCTTGTCCGTTATGTTTGTCCGTCAATCTCTTGAGCTAGCTAGAGCCATCCTTCCCCATTACCAAAGTCAGTCTCCTCAATCAAACTGCTGCCATGCATCCAACCTCACTGCTCTCCATCTTGGTCTCACTGTTCCTCTTGCATCAACGGGTACATGCCGAGTGTGAGCCGGCGGCGTGCGGGAACTTCACCATCAAGTACCCGTTCTGGCTCGGCGCGCCCAGCCGCCCCCGGCCGGAGCCCTCCTGCGGCCACCCGGGCTTCGAGCTCTGGTGCATAGGCGGCAACACCACGGCTTCCATGAGCGGATCCCCCATCCACGTCCACAGCATCGACTACGGCACCCAATCCTTCGTAGTCTACCACACCAGGGTAGCGGCGGGCACGGACGGCGTGTGCCTCGCCGATTTCAACGTCTCGACCAGCCTCGCCCTCAGCCCGTTCAGGATCAGCCCAAGCAACCGTGCCCTGGGCTTCCTGTTCGACTGCAACGGGACGGAGCCGCGCGGGAGTGGGTACGCGAACGCCACCGCGGGCTGCAATAGGCCCATCGTCGCGTACCTGGGCGGGAGCTTCGTTCGGGACACGCCGCCGGCGATCCCGACCGGGGACTGCACGTACACGTACCACCCGGTGCTCAGGACGGAGGCGGCGGTGTCGACGGCGGCCAACTACAGCCGGCTCCTGAAGGCCGGGTTCCTGTTGGACTGGGCGGGCACCGGCATCGGCACCGGCGACTGCCCCGCCTGCGTCGCCACCAGGGGGCAGTGCCGGTACCGCAGCGCAACTGCGTCGCTCGCCTGCCTCTGCCCCGACGGGAAGCTGCACGGCCCGACATGCGCCGGTAAGCCGCCAAATTAATTTGCACCATCATTCTGCAATCTAAATTCCAGAACGTGGAAATAAACTTGCGAAAATGCCATAGCGGTCTTCGATTATCAGTCGTACTGGTTCTGTGGAGCGTGGACTGGGGTAGCACAGTTGGTCCACGGGCAGCAGTCACATCGTGTCCCACTCCCTGTGGCTGAGAGACTCTTATACCTCATTTTCATTCATCTGGAAAACCCCATCTGCTGTTGAATAATCAACTCAGATTTACGCAACAATCTTGCTCACTTAGATGATCGAAATCACCTGCCACTGGCCACAAGCCCTAGTTTCAAATAAGCTGGAGCATACATCAAAACTTGATTTGAAATGATATACATTTAAAATGATTACTGACTACTGAGATAGGATttcttcaaaaagaaaagtgagagaTGTGAGCCCTGTCACCGTCGGGCATCGGTCGGGCATTGCTAGTGGCAAAATGGCGGTCCTTCCAAACTGTGCACCCCACACAAAAATATTTGACCAATCAAGGTTTGAATTCATCAGAAAGGAGTAAAAGACGATGATACTTTGACCGTGGACGGGTGCAGCAATTGTTAGGCCGCGTGAGACTAGTATCACAGATTCTCCGTGAAACAAGGATTCCAACTCCTTATCTACTGTATACAATTGTGCTACACNNNNNNNNNNNNNNNNNNNNNNNNNNNNNNNNNNNNNNNNNNNNNNNNNNNNNNNNNNNNNNNNNNNNNNNNNNNNNNNNNNNNNNNNNNNNNNNNNNNNNNNNNNNNNNNNNNNNNNNNNNNNNNNNNNNNNNNNNNNNNNNNNNNNNNNNNNNNNNNNNNNNNNNNNNNNNNNNNNNNNNNNNNNNNNNNNNNNNNNNNNNNNNNNNNNNNNNNNNNNNNNNNNNNNNNNNNNNNCTATTAATAACTACATGTTTTTTTACGTCAATAACTAGATGTTTTGCCATATTTCAATGAGGTTTTGATTGTATGAAACACGGATATTTAAAATATTAATGATTTCATGATTAGTTAACATGCTTGCTAGCAATTTCCTTTCAATATAGATTATCCTATAACTTCGAAGCAAGTCATCCCCACTGAACTAGGATTGGTAAAAAGAATGCACATTAGCCTCGTTAATAGTATTACCAGGCCAAGAACTCGAAACAAGATACTtcttccattccaaaataagtgtcgcaaaCTCAGTACAACATTgtactaaagttgtactaaatcagttacacttattttaggatggagggagtactttaaaACAGAATGAATCTTTATGGTGTTTGAAGCTCTTTTCTCTTCATGACAAAATCAGAAATGCCACTGGTTTCACGTCTCGGGAGCTGCCACTGCTCAGCCATGCTTCTCCTCACCCTCCTCTCTAGCACAACCACAAACGCCCTCCCTTCTGATGAATTCAAAACCTTGATTGTCCTCAACATCGTGCGGTGGCCTCCGCATCGCTTATCCCTTCTCGCTCGGTGCCAGAGTGCGGCTATCGGGCCTTCCACGTCAGGTGCGGTCGCAACGGCACGGCCTCACTCCAGAACTCCATCTGGACGTACCACATCCTAGAGATTTCCTACGGAGACAGCTCGTTCCAAGTCACCAACTTCGATCTCACCGACCGCACCCATGACACCGAGGTCCGGGTAACCGCCTCCTGTGATCTCGGCCTCGCTCCCTTCAGCATCAGCACCGCCAACCAGTAGCTCTTCTTCCTATCCAACTACACCGCCCTGCACATGGAGCCGCCTCCACCTATATGGGTGCCTTTGAACTGCACCAATAGGTCGCTCAACAACTCATTCTCGTTGCTTGCTGGGGGTTACAAGCCTGACAACAAACGGGCGCCCGTGTCGGGGAACTGCATGGTGTCCATGGTGCCCGTGTTGGGGTACCGGGGAGCAACTGGGGCAAGCTACAGCGGGCTGATAAGGGTGGGTTTCGTCTTAATTACACAAACGGGGATTGCTTGGCATGCGTCGACGGCGGTGGGCTTTGCCGGATCAACACCACCTACGATACCTTCGAGTGCAACTGCCCCGACGGCGTGTCCGACCTCATTGTCTGCGAGAATCAATTCATCTCCCCGACAGAAAAAGTTAATCAATTCATCTTGTTTTTACCTCGTTTTAAatcaccttatatatatatatatatatatatatatatatatatatatatatatatatatacctaataataaagcaaattgggtttctttcgtccgtcattcatattttacacaaaagtccctgtattttgttgaaatcaacccgcagtccggatttaagtcacacccaaaccgttattttacatttttcgaaaacCCCCCTCATGTTTTagataattcatccgcggatcatatttaagtggaacaatgtttttttaaatcatccatatcttttaaaccgtaattccgatttgaacatgttatatatgaaatttgatgagaaaaatatgtagaatatgaatataagattattttcacctgttaagtatttttaaaattattttggaatatatctaagtcaaataaatgattttctaaattatccgtatgTTTTACAccataacttcgattttaacatattatatatgaaattttattaaaaaatatgtggaatctaaatatgatgttaattttacctgttaaatattttttaaatatcatTTTGGGAGCAAACATATAATTTATAGCGTAAGATCCGTTTTCCTTTCGTACCGGCGGCgacccggattgcaaataaacaccccactataacaatatagggaaaagaaaacatcgataactacacatgcatacctctgaaaaatgtcgcagggaAAAACAACAGATTTcacatcgcgagagtgagagaaagagagaaagagagagagagagagagagggagggagggaggagagagggagagagagacgccttaggattaaacatattcaaacacgtttttttgtgtgaacactgaggccatcgccggcgagggtgagaaggaggataagcggcaacacaaatatgatgcctcgcaaaaataaagaagatggacctattgtggtcttgggtgatggttgttgggttaagagtgtgAGTTATGTTTtctatcccgttgcaacgcacgggctcttttgctagtatattACGGGAGTACATCAGCTatgacatgtatatatatatatatgtatgccaGTATTACCTCAAATGCTCAAACGAGTTTTAACTCATATACAACAGCCATGACATGTAGTTCAAACACACGTCTAAAAACAATCTAATTTAGTACTGCTACATAGACTTATTGGTGAGTTCCATGTGACTCGGTCACTTAACCACTTCTGTTCatgatgataaattcatgaggcgTGGATTAGTGAGCAGGGTTCTATATTTCAGCCGAAATATTTtactgtgtactccctccgttctaaatataagacattttagaaatctcaatacgaactacatacggagcaaaatgagtgaatctgcactataaattatgtctatatacattcatataTATGGTctgcattgaaatctctaaaagggttTATATTTAGAATTGGAGGGAGTAGAACTTAAGACTAATGCAAAATTTAATCCCAGAGCATTAATTACCTCTAATGACAGTTCAGTTCTAGGTTCAAACAATTTTGATATTTTTACTTGTAAAGACAATGAATTTTGTACTACACGTATATTCGTAAGTTTAATACTAGCATGATTCAGTCACTTAACCAATTTAGTCGGCGAACTTCGTTGAATAATTACAAGTCACGAAAAATGAAGACTAGAATAATGATTATTTGTCCACAATTCAAATATAATATTCAATCAAATTTTGATAGAATTTGTCTTAAAAATCCAAAATAATTATGGAACTTACGAAATTTTGGTCATTTCAGCAAGGAGCAAAATGTTTCTGTATCTGAAATTTTAAACCTTCCTTTCCCAAGTGATTATCTAATTGGCAGATTATATTTCTCACCAAAATCTCTCTTGTGTCCACCAGTTGTGTAGTGGTAGTGGTACCGAGCTCACCAGGATTAGACGCAGAGCCTTCTTCGATGCATGTTACCTGTCCACTAGGGAATTCAGTCTAGTTCAGCATTCAGCCACAGTTGGGATTCTTACCATTTTCCTCCCCTCCAGAATACTTTGAATCTGGTTAGTGTTTAGGGTTTACATGGGCAACAACATGTGCTCGGGCACATCCATATCATGTATTCTTTCTGGCTCTACGGCACATACCTGCCCGAGTGTGGCTTACCTTCCAGTTCACCCGTGAGTCCGCGGCAGCACGGACAAGGCCTCCCTCTGGATGAGATCCTCATCATCTCCTACCCAGAAAACTCCTTCTGTGTCACCAAACCTCTAGCTCTCCGACAGCGTGTGTGACATCGAGCTCCACGTGGACACCTCCTGTGACCACGGCCTCCGCATTAGCGACGCCAATCAGGAGCACTTATTCCTCTACAACTGCACCCACAATCCTGCACGCACGGCCGCGTCCACTTACATGGGCACCCACGAACCACGCCAGTCGATCTAACATCGGTTGCTCAATAACTCATTTGCGTGGCTTGCTGGGGCATACAAGCCTGACGACATTTGAAGGCAGGTACAGAGAACTGTGCGTTGCCAATAATGCCAGTGCTGGAGTTGTGTCTTTGTCCATCATTAGTGGGAGGGATTCACATATATAATACTGACAGTGAGTTTGACCCGTAAAAAAAGATGCACCGGTTTAGTTTTGTAGACTAAGTAGTCTTCGATTTGGCCGCACTAGTTGAGGGGATTACAAGAAAAATGAACACAACATGCACGTACCTACTAGCTGTAAATGGTTTCCTTTTATCTCCTACTAGCATGGCTGGTGTTCTGTCCAATTTACTCTGTTTTTTAGTTAAGGGGGATATGATCGTTGTTTTGCGGTGTTTTTGTAGCAGCATTTTAAGCTCATATGTGTAACTTGCAGTGTTAATTACGGAGTCTGGAAAAGATTTGGGTTGAGGTTGTAATACTTAATTGAACAGATGTCTTATCACAAAAGTATGTCTTATGAGTTTCATTGAATAGATGAAACCGGGGGTAGAAGCTCCTTAATTCTAAGGAAAAGCATGGGCGTACCTGCTAACTACTACCCCATGGATAAAGAAGtgccttttttttgcgaaaaaacttccagtctattcatcttcaatcatggcagtaacgaataccagaaataaaaattacatccagattcgtagaccacctagcaacgactacaagtaccgaagcgagccgaaggcgcgccgccgtcatcgcccctccatcgccggagccgggcacaacttgttgtagtagacagtcaggaagtcgtcgtgctaaggccccataggaccagcaccccagaacagcaaccaccgccgatgaaaaataacgtagatcggaaggatccgaaccgaagacacacgaacgtagacgaacaacgacgagatccgagcaaatccaccaaagatagatctgccggagacacacctccacacgcccaccaacgatgttagacgcaccgccggaacgggaGCTAGGCGGgtagacctttattccatcttcagggagccgccgccgtctcgccttcctgagtaggatacaaaccctaacaagattgaaaaaaacgACTAAAATCGAAGCCCTCCcaccggcccttgccaggatccagaAGTGCCTGACTAGTGTAAACGTAACAGAACGCATACCGCCGGTCCAGTTCTGTAGCATAACAAAACACTTTAGTTTTGTCACACTGTGGTTCATGCCGCAGGTAAATACCccatctgtcccaaaataagtgtcactaATTTAGTACAGcgttgtactaactttgtactaaatcaatgACACTTATTTTTGGACAGAGGGAATACGATATTTGCAGGAAAAATTAACAGAGCACGCATGTTCCTGCTAATTTCCATGTAGATTGAAATGTACCATCCAATGCAATGTTATTGAAATACATACTTATAAATCAAAGTTTATGTGGTTGCTCATAGGCTAATAAATCTGCACAGGCCTACAACTTTTTATTTGTCGAACCTGTATTTAATAGACATGGCTGTTCTATCAAAAGGAAGCCAGATATATTGCCCATGTTCTATTTGTTTTCTTCACTATCTTGAAATGTTTTTCTTTGTACTTCATGGGCAGAATATTGTCCATATACAAtgatattctttttcttttgaAAAACAACCAATGTAGTACTGTTGGACAACATTGCTTTTACTCATAAATGTTATATAAATGTTATATTGCAGGTAGCAAGGGAACTAGCAAGATGATTATGCTAATAGGTAAGCTCAAACTTTTGGCATTTCCTCATATGCAATGAATTAAATATTAGTAGTTCACTAGCAGTGATTTTTATATTGAAATATTACCTTAAAAATCTACCATGTATGTAATCATTGAAAATTGATTCTAGAATTAAAAATTGAAACAAGCAACTCTCACATGAGAAATTTAAACTATCAATGGTCCTGGAAATCAAATGATTGTATTACAATTACAAGTTCTGGTTTAGAAAAGGAAGTAATATCGATCTAATCCAATCTCAGCTGTGACATCAGTAGCTGGAGCCTTGCTCTTTACATGTATTTATGTCTTGGTGTGGCGCAAAAAAGGGAAAATACTATGGCTTCTCCTTTGCAAGAAGACCAGCAGCAAAACTGAAAAAAATTACGAGGCAATGATAGTGTCGTATGGATCCCTAGCTCCAAAAAGATACATGTACTCAGAGGTAATGAAGATAACGTCTTCTCGCAACAATCAGCTTGGAAAAGGTGGTTATGGTGTGGTCTTCAAAGGAAGACTACATGATGGTCGTCTGGTTGCTGTGAAATTCTTGCATGACTGCAAAGGAAATGGGGACGAGTTTGTGAATGAGGTTATGAGCATTGGAAGGACCTCGCATGTTAATGTTGTTAGCTTATGTGGGTTTTGTTTGGATGGATCAAAACGAGCTCTTATATATGAGTACATGCCCAATGGTTCCTTGGATAAGTACATTTACTCAGAGAACCCCAAAGAAATTTTAGGATGGGAGAGGCTCTATGCGATAGCACTCGGGATTGCTCGTGGCCTCGAATACTTGCACCATAGCTGTAATACACGTATCGTCCATTTTGATATCAAGCCCCAAAATATCCTTCTAGACAAGGATTTTAACCCGAAGATTGCTGATTTTGGTCTAGCTAAATTGTGTC from Triticum aestivum cultivar Chinese Spring chromosome 3B, IWGSC CS RefSeq v2.1, whole genome shotgun sequence includes these protein-coding regions:
- the LOC123068446 gene encoding LEAF RUST 10 DISEASE-RESISTANCEUS RECEPTOR-LIKE PROTEIN KINASE-like 2.4, with translation MHPTSLLSILVSLFLLHQRVHAECEPAACGNFTIKYPFWLGAPSRPRPEPSCGHPGFELWCIGGNTTASMSGSPIHVHSIDYGTQSFVVYHTRVAAGTDGVCLADFNVSTSLALSPFRISPSNRALGFLFDCNGTEPRGSGYANATAGCNRPIVAYLGGSFVRDTPPAIPTGDCTYTYHPVLRTEAAVSTAANYSRLLKAGFLLDWAGTGIGTGDCPACVATRGQCRYRSATASLACLCPDGKLHGPTCAGSKGTSKMIMLIAVTSVAGALLFTCIYVLVWRKKGKILWLLLCKKTSSKTEKNYEAMIVSYGSLAPKRYMYSEVMKITSSRNNQLGKGGYGVVFKGRLHDGRLVAVKFLHDCKGNGDEFVNEVMSIGRTSHVNVVSLCGFCLDGSKRALIYEYMPNGSLDKYIYSENPKEILGWERLYAIALGIARGLEYLHHSCNTRIVHFDIKPQNILLDKDFNPKIADFGLAKLCHTKESKLSMTGARGTIGFIAPEVHSRTFGVVSTKSDVYSYGMMLLEMVGGRRNVKSTVAKSSEKYFPDWIYDHFAQDDGLQACEVTGETKEIARKMTLIGLWCVQILPAYRPTITKVLEMFERSSDDMDMPPKQNFSGLLESSAHNMDVQSSSSNKSEEISLVNSKILQKSPTL